A region of Fibrobacter succinogenes subsp. succinogenes S85 DNA encodes the following proteins:
- a CDS encoding NADH-quinone oxidoreductase subunit A — protein sequence MSEYIILSIFLFLGAFIAAAATVTGLLLGYRTKNTKNKMAPYECGMETIGNARIQFKVGYYLFALLFLVFDIEALFLFPVMMNFKEIMAGHTALPPSVVVIDLIIFIAILVSGLAYAWKKGILKWE from the coding sequence ATGTCAGAATATATCATTCTATCCATTTTCCTTTTTCTGGGCGCGTTTATCGCGGCGGCGGCAACCGTCACAGGCCTATTGCTAGGCTACCGCACCAAGAATACAAAGAACAAGATGGCACCGTACGAATGCGGTATGGAAACCATCGGCAACGCAAGAATTCAGTTCAAGGTGGGCTACTACCTGTTCGCCTTGCTCTTCCTCGTGTTTGATATCGAAGCGCTGTTCCTCTTCCCCGTCATGATGAACTTCAAGGAAATCATGGCAGGCCACACGGCGCTCCCACCATCAGTCGTCGTTATCGACCTTATCATCTTCATTGCGATTCTCGTTTCGGGCCTTGCTTACGCCTGGAAAAAAGGAATTCTCAAATGGGAATAA
- a CDS encoding complex I subunit 1/NuoH family protein, whose translation MFVPSVTHPIGDFVREWVPRLAEYLPANIQSEDLNSVVAFLINAVICIIAVCVVNIGSAPILIYMERKVCAHVQCRLGPMRLGWHGTLQTIADVIKMLFKEVYAPSGADKLMFYLAPLIVLIAPFIVCALIPFDKNLVVADVSMGIPLIIAVNGFGVLGILLGGWSSNNKYSLLGALRSGAQMISYEISFAMILLFVVMISGSTNLMSITMGQEGTIFDWWIFKIPVLGFIAFILFFISSTAEMNRAPFDIAEAEQELTGGYHTEYNGTPFAMFYLAEYIALITNSALATTCFLGGFFPPCIGIAAVDNVLNMVPGVVWFFAKIYFMVWCYMMVRWTFVRPRVDQLMDFEWKFLLPVNLVLLVAGAAFIAIGG comes from the coding sequence ATGTTTGTACCTTCAGTAACACATCCTATTGGCGACTTTGTCCGTGAATGGGTTCCGCGCTTGGCAGAATATCTGCCCGCAAACATCCAGTCCGAAGACCTCAACAGCGTCGTCGCCTTCCTCATCAACGCCGTGATTTGCATTATCGCTGTTTGCGTGGTGAACATCGGCTCTGCCCCGATTCTCATTTACATGGAACGCAAGGTTTGCGCTCACGTGCAATGCCGCTTGGGACCGATGCGTCTTGGCTGGCACGGAACGCTCCAGACCATCGCGGACGTGATCAAGATGCTCTTCAAGGAAGTGTACGCTCCGAGTGGCGCAGACAAGCTCATGTTCTACTTGGCTCCGCTAATCGTCTTGATTGCACCGTTTATCGTCTGCGCCTTGATTCCGTTCGACAAGAACCTTGTCGTGGCCGACGTCTCGATGGGCATCCCGCTCATCATCGCGGTGAACGGCTTTGGCGTGCTCGGCATTTTGCTTGGCGGCTGGAGCAGTAACAACAAGTATTCCTTGCTCGGTGCGCTCCGCAGTGGCGCCCAGATGATCAGCTACGAAATCTCGTTTGCGATGATTCTCCTGTTCGTCGTCATGATTTCGGGTTCTACGAACCTCATGAGCATTACAATGGGCCAGGAAGGAACCATTTTTGACTGGTGGATTTTCAAGATCCCGGTCCTCGGTTTCATTGCATTCATCTTGTTCTTTATTTCCAGTACCGCCGAAATGAACCGCGCTCCGTTCGACATTGCCGAAGCAGAACAGGAACTCACGGGTGGTTACCACACGGAATACAATGGCACCCCGTTTGCCATGTTCTACCTCGCCGAATACATCGCACTCATTACGAACTCCGCACTTGCAACCACATGCTTCCTCGGTGGATTCTTCCCGCCGTGCATCGGCATCGCTGCTGTGGACAACGTCTTGAACATGGTACCTGGCGTCGTATGGTTCTTCGCCAAGATTTACTTTATGGTCTGGTGCTACATGATGGTCCGCTGGACGTTTGTGCGCCCGCGCGTGGACCAGCTCATGGACTTTGAATGGAAATTCCTTTTGCCGGTAAACCTAGTGTTGCTCGTCGCTGGCGCAGCCTTTATCGCAATTGGTGGTTAG
- the nuoB gene encoding NADH-quinone oxidoreductase subunit NuoB: MGIINLAPKILDPIPGGKYVVNAIDYVVNWARANSIWPLTYGTSCCAIEMMSSSMARYDIARFGSEVFRSSPRQADLFILAGTITRRMAPAIQMLWEQIPGPKYVIAMGACTISGGPFIYDNYSVVRGAQNLIPVDVFVPGCPPRPEALFHGLLTLREKILKETCRNPWHEGEPKDVSTMDRYREAAKTWAALEEMKDEQMAEARAKFKEENPDYKSAFKPIRVKKPDFPEVERVPAKRFGMTQLELFTKLRAKFPNVTVHTRGEDTPEDVVAKMPADCPLEVMLEKEDYLNVVEFVKNDPEFKMDYLIDVTAIDYDDHFDMVTMLRSLEIGHKIFLCVQLKKDFSIDEEKRPTSLLASVPTISHLYPGAEIKEREVYDMFGIKFENHPDLRRIFLDKDFVGYPLRKDFTHPEMIRRPI, encoded by the coding sequence ATGGGAATAATCAATTTAGCTCCAAAGATTTTGGACCCGATTCCCGGTGGAAAGTACGTTGTAAACGCCATCGACTATGTTGTGAACTGGGCCCGTGCAAACTCCATTTGGCCACTGACATACGGTACTAGCTGCTGCGCCATCGAAATGATGTCGAGTTCTATGGCTCGTTATGACATTGCCCGTTTTGGCTCTGAAGTGTTCCGCTCGTCCCCGCGACAAGCGGACTTGTTTATTTTGGCAGGAACGATTACCCGTCGCATGGCCCCCGCCATCCAGATGCTTTGGGAACAAATTCCAGGACCCAAGTACGTAATCGCCATGGGCGCCTGCACGATTAGCGGCGGCCCGTTCATCTACGACAACTATTCCGTTGTTCGTGGCGCACAGAACTTGATTCCGGTCGACGTGTTCGTTCCTGGCTGTCCGCCGCGCCCCGAAGCACTCTTCCACGGACTTTTGACGCTCCGCGAGAAGATCCTCAAGGAAACTTGCCGCAACCCCTGGCACGAAGGCGAACCGAAAGACGTTTCGACGATGGACCGCTATCGCGAAGCCGCAAAAACCTGGGCCGCTCTCGAAGAAATGAAAGACGAGCAGATGGCCGAAGCCCGCGCGAAGTTCAAGGAAGAAAATCCGGACTACAAGAGCGCCTTCAAGCCGATTCGCGTCAAGAAACCGGATTTTCCGGAAGTGGAACGCGTGCCCGCCAAGCGCTTTGGCATGACGCAGCTTGAACTTTTCACAAAGCTCCGCGCCAAGTTCCCGAACGTGACCGTGCATACGCGCGGTGAAGACACTCCTGAAGATGTTGTCGCGAAGATGCCTGCGGATTGCCCGCTCGAAGTCATGCTTGAAAAGGAAGACTACCTGAACGTCGTTGAATTTGTCAAGAACGATCCCGAATTCAAGATGGATTACCTGATTGACGTGACCGCCATTGACTACGACGATCACTTCGACATGGTGACAATGCTCAGAAGCCTTGAAATCGGCCACAAGATTTTCCTTTGCGTGCAGCTCAAGAAAGACTTCTCGATTGACGAAGAAAAACGCCCGACATCGCTTTTGGCAAGCGTTCCGACCATTTCGCACCTCTATCCCGGTGCAGAAATCAAGGAACGCGAAGTTTACGACATGTTCGGCATCAAGTTTGAAAACCACCCCGACCTTCGCCGCATCTTCTTGGACAAGGACTTCGTGGGTTACCCACTCCGTAAAGACTTTACCCACCCGGAAATGATTAGGAGGCCTATATGA
- a CDS encoding NADH-quinone oxidoreductase subunit J: MFPDLPLSFPMGGMDIAFYVVAFVILMTAVCCVAVKNILQSAVFLIFSFVTTAILYMLMHAEFIALAQVMVYVGGVVIFVVFTILLTSHLGEDAFTTKMPRIFTAFALSIAFVFVMVKCVLPTPDLASGIVNSPADYSSLQNFALRLLGNDPNGFIIPFEIVSVLLLMTLICAITVARRSKEDIEEEASK, translated from the coding sequence ATGTTCCCAGATTTGCCTTTATCATTCCCGATGGGAGGCATGGACATTGCGTTCTATGTCGTCGCATTCGTGATTTTAATGACGGCGGTTTGTTGCGTTGCCGTGAAAAACATCCTGCAAAGCGCAGTGTTCCTTATCTTTAGCTTTGTCACGACCGCCATCCTCTACATGCTCATGCACGCAGAATTCATTGCGCTTGCCCAGGTGATGGTTTACGTGGGCGGTGTCGTGATTTTCGTGGTGTTTACGATTCTCCTCACAAGCCACTTGGGAGAAGACGCTTTCACGACAAAGATGCCGCGAATTTTCACCGCGTTTGCGCTATCCATCGCGTTTGTATTCGTGATGGTCAAATGCGTGCTGCCGACTCCGGACTTGGCAAGCGGCATCGTGAATTCCCCCGCCGACTATTCTTCACTCCAGAACTTCGCCTTGCGCTTACTCGGTAACGATCCGAACGGATTCATCATCCCGTTTGAAATCGTGAGCGTGCTCCTCTTGATGACGCTCATTTGCGCTATCACGGTCGCACGCCGCAGCAAGGAAGATATCGAAGAGGAGGCTAGCAAATGA
- the nuoL gene encoding NADH-quinone oxidoreductase subunit L, producing MIDDITLGYLILLFPLITFVVNGLFLGNKCAKAAAIFAVICNGLAFAAAGTLAFHYFSSDFAPQKAILFDHTFIPFIGDLVARIGMLVDPLSVMMLVVVTFISFMVNIYSIGYMREDRAAGRFFALLSLFSFSMLGLVIATNLFQMFIFWELVGVSSYLLIGFWYHKPSAVSASKQAFILTRFADSFFLLGIVLVSYVVGSFDFSTLNSLSLIDFQKQFINLGLVTIPKSEALVLGSILIFTGGWGKSAMFPMHIWLPNAMEGPTPVSSIIHSATMVVAGVYLVARLFPFFAICDNALTLIMWVGAFTMVFAAVIACTQKDIKRILAYSTLSQLGYMMFALGACKIGQVVAVTGWTASTFHIFTHAFFKCSLFLIAGSLIHQVGTNDLDAMGGLGKKMKLTYACTLISILAISGIPPFSGFFSKDEIILAAFQGHHYVVFGLALLTSGLTTFYMFRLFFLAFHGAPRHEGVKAGHVHEDFAMTLPIAILAIPALLSGVLGKGIFEQFFVPGQLNVPQLVRLDHAEWLPFVAVGIAVVALVIAWVLYASPWAKVQRALDESNRSGIYKVIYHKFYFDEMYYAVVRQFIFGGIARVARAFNDYVIEGLLAFTVWFVHKLGDLVRFAQAGYLPFYLGTLIVGVLLWRFFGQLPL from the coding sequence ATGATTGATGATATCACTCTCGGCTATTTGATTCTATTGTTCCCGCTCATCACGTTCGTCGTGAACGGGCTTTTCCTCGGAAACAAGTGCGCAAAAGCCGCAGCGATTTTCGCTGTCATTTGCAACGGCCTTGCCTTTGCCGCCGCAGGCACACTCGCATTCCACTACTTCAGCTCGGACTTTGCACCGCAAAAGGCAATTCTGTTCGACCATACGTTTATCCCGTTCATCGGGGATTTGGTCGCAAGAATCGGCATGCTCGTAGACCCGCTCTCCGTGATGATGCTCGTGGTCGTCACATTCATCAGCTTCATGGTGAACATCTACAGCATCGGCTACATGCGCGAAGACCGTGCCGCGGGTCGTTTCTTTGCACTCCTCTCGTTGTTCAGTTTTAGTATGCTCGGACTCGTCATCGCGACAAACCTTTTCCAGATGTTCATCTTCTGGGAACTCGTCGGCGTTTCGAGTTACTTGCTCATCGGCTTCTGGTACCACAAGCCAAGTGCCGTGAGCGCATCCAAGCAAGCGTTCATCCTCACCCGCTTTGCCGATAGCTTCTTCTTGCTCGGCATTGTGCTTGTGAGCTACGTCGTCGGCAGTTTCGACTTTTCGACGCTCAATTCGCTCAGCCTCATCGACTTCCAGAAGCAGTTCATCAACCTCGGCCTTGTGACAATCCCGAAGTCCGAAGCGCTCGTTCTCGGCTCCATCTTGATTTTCACCGGTGGCTGGGGCAAGTCCGCCATGTTCCCGATGCATATCTGGCTCCCGAACGCGATGGAAGGTCCTACACCCGTCAGCTCTATCATTCACAGTGCAACGATGGTCGTCGCAGGCGTTTACCTTGTCGCTCGACTCTTCCCGTTCTTTGCCATTTGCGATAACGCCCTCACGCTCATCATGTGGGTTGGCGCCTTCACGATGGTCTTTGCAGCCGTCATCGCTTGCACGCAAAAGGACATCAAGCGCATCCTCGCCTACTCCACGCTTTCGCAGCTCGGTTACATGATGTTTGCACTTGGCGCTTGCAAGATTGGTCAGGTTGTCGCCGTTACCGGCTGGACAGCTTCAACGTTCCACATATTTACGCACGCCTTCTTCAAGTGCAGTTTGTTCCTCATCGCCGGTAGCCTTATTCATCAGGTCGGCACGAACGATCTCGATGCGATGGGCGGTCTCGGCAAGAAGATGAAGCTCACTTACGCTTGCACGCTCATTTCGATTCTTGCCATTTCGGGCATTCCGCCATTCTCCGGATTCTTCTCCAAGGACGAAATCATTCTCGCCGCATTCCAGGGACATCACTACGTTGTCTTCGGGCTTGCGCTCCTCACGAGCGGCCTCACGACATTCTACATGTTCCGTCTGTTCTTCCTTGCGTTCCATGGCGCTCCGCGTCACGAAGGTGTCAAGGCAGGCCATGTGCATGAAGATTTCGCGATGACACTCCCGATTGCAATCCTTGCCATCCCGGCACTTTTGAGCGGTGTCCTCGGCAAGGGTATTTTCGAACAGTTCTTTGTTCCAGGCCAGTTGAACGTTCCGCAGCTCGTCAGGCTTGACCACGCGGAATGGCTCCCGTTTGTCGCCGTCGGCATTGCCGTTGTCGCTCTCGTGATTGCCTGGGTGCTTTACGCAAGCCCGTGGGCAAAAGTCCAGCGCGCCCTCGACGAATCCAACCGCAGCGGCATCTACAAAGTCATTTACCACAAGTTCTACTTTGATGAAATGTACTACGCCGTTGTCCGCCAGTTTATCTTTGGCGGTATCGCACGTGTCGCCCGCGCATTCAACGATTACGTAATTGAAGGACTCCTCGCCTTTACGGTCTGGTTTGTCCACAAGCTCGGTGACTTGGTCCGTTTCGCCCAGGCCGGCTACTTGCCGTTCTACTTGGGTACTTTGATTGTCGGCGTTCTCCTTTGGCGATTCTTCGGCCAGCTTCCCCTGTAA
- a CDS encoding NuoI/complex I 23 kDa subunit family protein: MQEKISTLQYIKRYLKRCITGPWSLICGLSVTLKYFFNPKRIVTEQYPENRKTLKMHDRYRGRLEMIEDADGNNHCTACGMCERACPNASINVLATKNIAGKKVLGRYVYHFASCTQCGLCVEACPFGAIRMSPAFEVATTDPNDLEMILNKKEGQG; the protein is encoded by the coding sequence ATGCAAGAAAAGATTTCAACATTACAATATATCAAGCGCTACTTGAAGCGTTGCATTACGGGTCCGTGGAGCCTCATTTGCGGATTGTCCGTGACGCTCAAGTACTTTTTCAATCCTAAGCGCATCGTTACGGAACAGTACCCCGAAAACCGCAAGACGCTCAAGATGCACGACCGCTACCGCGGCCGCTTGGAAATGATCGAAGATGCAGACGGCAACAACCACTGCACCGCTTGCGGCATGTGCGAACGCGCCTGCCCGAACGCCTCCATCAACGTGCTTGCCACAAAGAACATTGCGGGCAAGAAAGTTCTCGGACGTTACGTGTACCACTTCGCCAGTTGCACCCAGTGTGGCCTCTGCGTGGAAGCCTGCCCGTTTGGAGCCATCCGCATGAGTCCCGCATTCGAAGTTGCGACAACTGACCCGAACGATCTCGAAATGATTTTAAATAAGAAGGAGGGGCAAGGTTAA
- a CDS encoding NADH-quinone oxidoreductase subunit D — MSHQLPPGFRLERKSNTEEFFINMGPQHPSTHGALRLTLRMDGETIVEVVPHFGYIHRGMEKQAESMSYLQYIAMSDRQDYLTAIQNNLGVVIALEKGMNVGVPLRGEYIRVMLQELGRIASHLVFYGCFGGDLGGQTCLLFGFKEREMIHDILEEVTGSRLTTNFFRPGGSRYDVPDTFIPRVKAFLDHMEDTMKDYERFLSKNIIVLERSIGIGVLSKEDAIAYGCSGPVLRASGVNFDVRRANPYSIYDQLDFDVPVFHNGDCYDRYKIRIAEIHESMKILRQCVEKFPTEGPWRSKEKPVRLPVGRYYSEIETAKGLYATYVVAATTGEKPYRIHTRGPSFPHIAAINKMAQGHKISDLVTIMATLDPVIPEIDR, encoded by the coding sequence ATGAGTCATCAGTTACCTCCGGGATTTCGCCTCGAACGCAAATCGAATACTGAAGAATTTTTTATCAACATGGGTCCGCAGCACCCGAGTACTCACGGTGCTTTGCGTCTCACGCTCCGCATGGACGGTGAGACCATTGTAGAAGTTGTCCCGCACTTTGGCTATATCCACCGCGGTATGGAAAAGCAAGCGGAATCGATGAGCTACTTGCAGTACATCGCGATGTCGGACCGTCAGGACTATTTGACCGCCATCCAGAACAACTTGGGCGTTGTCATCGCTCTTGAAAAGGGCATGAACGTGGGCGTTCCGCTCCGTGGCGAATACATCCGCGTGATGCTCCAGGAACTTGGCCGCATTGCCTCGCACTTGGTGTTCTACGGTTGCTTTGGCGGTGACCTTGGCGGACAGACTTGCCTCTTGTTCGGTTTCAAGGAACGTGAAATGATTCACGACATCCTCGAAGAAGTCACAGGCTCCCGCCTTACGACGAACTTCTTTAGACCGGGCGGAAGCCGCTATGACGTGCCGGATACGTTTATCCCGCGCGTAAAAGCATTCCTCGACCACATGGAAGATACGATGAAGGACTACGAAAGATTCCTTTCGAAAAACATCATCGTGTTGGAACGCAGCATCGGCATTGGAGTTCTTTCCAAGGAAGATGCAATCGCTTACGGTTGCTCGGGTCCTGTGCTCCGCGCTAGCGGCGTGAACTTTGACGTGCGCCGTGCAAACCCGTATAGCATTTACGACCAGCTCGACTTTGACGTGCCCGTATTCCATAACGGCGACTGCTACGACCGCTACAAAATCCGCATTGCAGAAATTCACGAATCCATGAAGATTCTGCGCCAGTGCGTCGAAAAGTTCCCGACCGAAGGTCCGTGGCGTTCCAAGGAAAAGCCAGTGCGACTCCCCGTGGGCCGCTACTACAGCGAAATTGAAACCGCAAAGGGTCTTTACGCGACTTATGTTGTCGCCGCAACGACCGGTGAAAAGCCGTACCGCATCCACACACGCGGCCCAAGCTTCCCGCATATTGCAGCGATTAACAAGATGGCTCAAGGTCACAAGATTTCGGACCTCGTGACCATCATGGCAACTCTTGACCCCGTGATTCCGGAAATTGACAGGTAG
- the nuoK gene encoding NADH-quinone oxidoreductase subunit NuoK — protein sequence MNLLNCLILAFLLFGIGVWGLMRRRHLIGMLISIELMLNAANINFISFAYFTAHDATAGALFSIFVIAVTACEMAIALAIIVTMYRRHKSLDVDQLRDLHD from the coding sequence ATGAACCTTCTGAATTGCTTGATTCTCGCATTTTTGCTGTTCGGGATTGGCGTCTGGGGCCTGATGCGCCGCCGCCATCTCATCGGCATGCTCATTTCCATTGAGCTCATGCTGAATGCCGCAAACATCAACTTTATCAGTTTCGCCTACTTCACCGCACACGATGCAACCGCAGGCGCTCTGTTCAGTATCTTTGTCATTGCCGTGACGGCTTGCGAAATGGCCATCGCCCTTGCGATTATCGTGACCATGTACCGCCGCCACAAGAGTCTTGACGTTGACCAGTTGAGGGACCTCCATGATTGA